One Odocoileus virginianus isolate 20LAN1187 ecotype Illinois chromosome 6, Ovbor_1.2, whole genome shotgun sequence DNA segment encodes these proteins:
- the CMTM5 gene encoding CKLF-like MARVEL transmembrane domain-containing protein 5: MFNAWSRRDRPPEAGTAAGLEGFAVDKTFLSSLKGILLETELALTFIIFICFTASISAYMAAALLEFFITLAFLFLYATQYYQRFDRLNWPCLDFLRCVSAIIIFLVVSFAAVTSRDGAAIAAFVFGIILVSVFAYDAFKIYRTEIVPRAAQGDQQ, from the exons ATGTTCAATGCTTGGAGTCGTCGGGACCGGCCCCCCGAGGCGGGGACAGCTGCAGGGCTGGAGGGCTTCGCGGTGGACAagaccttcctctcctccctcaaaGGCATCCTTCTGGAGACTGAGCTG GCCCTGACCTTCATCATCTTCATCTGCTTCACGGCCTCCATCTCTGCCTACATGGCTGCCGCGCTGCTGGAGTTCTTCATCACACTAGCCTTCCTCTTCCTCTATGCCACCCAGTACTACCAGCGCTTCGATCGGCTGAACTGGCCCTGTCTG GACTTCCTCCGCTGTGTCAGTGCCATCATCATCTTCCTGGTGGTCTCCTTTGCGGCTGTGACCTCCCGGGACGGAGCTGCCATTGCTGCTTTT GTGTTTGGCATCATCCTGGTTTCCGTCTTTGCCTATGATGCCTTCAAGATCTACCGGACCGAGATAGTGCCCAGGGCTGCCCAGG GGGACCAGCAGTGA
- the LOC139029607 gene encoding myosin-6, with translation MTDAQMADFGAAAQYLRKSERERLEAQTRPFDIRTECFVPDDKEEFVKAKILSREGGKVTAETESGKTVTVKEDEVLQQNPPKFDKIEDMAMLTFLHEPAVLFNLKERYAAWMIYTYSGLFCVTVNPYKWLPVYNAEVVAAYRGKKRSEAPPHIFSISDNAYQYMLTDRENQSILITGESGAGKTVNTKRVIQYFASIAAIGDRGKKDNVNANKGTLEDQIIQANPALEAFGNAKTVRNDNSSRFGKFIRIHFGATGKLASADIETYLLEKSRVIFQLKAERNYHIFYQILSNKKPELLDMLLVTNNPYDYAFVSQGEVSVASIDDSEELMATDNAFDVLGFTSEEKAGVYKLTGAIMHYGNMKFKQKQREEQAEPDGTEDADKSAYLMGLNSADLLKGLCHPRVKVGNEYVTKGQNVQQVYYSIGALAKAVYEKMFNWMVTRINATLETKQPRQYFIGVLDIAGFEIFDFNSFEQLCINFTNEKLQQFFNHHMFVLEQEEYKKEGIEWEFIDFGMDLQACIDLIEKPMGIMSILEEECMFPKATDMTFKAKLYDNHLGKSNNFQKPRNIKGKPEAHFSLIHYAGTVDYNIIGWLEKNKDPLNETVVGLYQKSSLKLMATLFSSYASADVGDSSKSKGGKKKGSSFQTVSALHRENLNKLMTNLRTTHPHFVRCIIPNERKAPGVMDNPLVMHQLRCNGVLEGIRICRKGFPNRILYGDFRQRYRILNPAAIPEGQFIDSRKGTEKLLGSLDIDHNQYKFGHTKVFFKAGLLGLLEEMRDERLSRIITRIQAQARGQLMRIEFKKILERRDALLVIQWNIRAFMGVKNWPWMKLYFKIKPLLKSAETEKEMATMKEEFGRIKETLEKSEARRKELEEKMVSLLQEKNDLQLQVQAEQDNLNDAEERCDQLIKNKIQLEAKVKEMTERLEDEEEMNAELTAKKRKLEDECSELKKDIDDLELTLAKVEKEKHATENKVKNLTEEMAGLDEIIAKLTKEKKALQEAHQQALDDLQAEEDKVNTLTKSKVKLEQQVDDLEGSLEQEKKVRMDLERAKRKLEGDLKLTQESIMDLDNDKLQLEEKLKKKEFDINQLNSKIEDEQALALQLQKKLKENQARIEELEEELEAERTARAKVEKLRSDLSRELEEISERLEEAGGATSVQIEMNKKREAEFQKMRRDLEEATLQHEATAAALRKKHADSVAELGEQIDNLQRVKQKLEKEKSEFKLELDDVTSNMEQIIKAKANLEKMSRTLEDQANEYRAKLEEAQRSLNDFSTQRAKLQTENGELSRQLEEKEALISQLTRGKLSYTQQLEDLKRQLEEEGKAKNALAHALQSARHDCDLLREQYEEETEAKAELQRVLSKANSEVAQWRTKYETDAIQRTEELEEAKKKLAQRLQDAEEAVEAVNAKCSSLEKTKHRLQNEIEDLMVDVERSNAAAAALDKKQRNFDKILAEWKQKYEESQSELESSQKEARSLSTELFKLKNAYEESLEHLETFKRENKNLQEEISDLTEQLGEGGKNMHELEKVRKQLEVEKLELQSALEEAEASLEHEEGKILRAQLEFNQIKAEIERKLVEKDEEMEQAKRNHLRVVDSLQTSLDAETRSRNEALRVKKKMEGDLNEMEIQLSQANRTASEAQKHLKVAQAHLKDTQIQLDDAVRANDDLKENIAIVERRNNLLQAELEELRAVVEQTERSRKLAEQELIETSERVQLLHSQNTSLINQKKKMESDLTHLQSEVEEAVQECRNAEEKAKKAITDAAMMAEELKKEQDTSAHLERMKKNMEQTIKDLQHRLDEAEQIALKGGKKQLQKLEARVRELENELEAEQKRNVESVKGMRKSERRIKELTYQTEEDRKNLLRLQDLVDKLQLKVKAYKRQAEEAEEQANTNLSKFRKVQHELDEAEERADIAESQVNKLRAKSRDIGAKQKMHDEE, from the exons GAGTTCGTCAAGGCCAAGATCCTGTCCCGGGAGGGAGGCAAGGTCACTGCCGAGACAGAGAGTGGCAAG ACAGTGACTGTGAAGGAGGACGAGGTGTTGCAGCAGAACCCACCCAAGTTCGACAAGATCGAGGACATGGCCATGCTGACCTTCTTGCATGAGCCTGCGGTGCTTTTCAACCTCAAAGAGCGATACGCAGCCTGGATGATATAC ACCTACTCAGGCCTCTTCTGCGTCACTGTCAATCCCTACAAGTGGCTGCCGGTGTACAATGCCGAGGTGGTGGCCGCCTACCGGGGCAAGAAGAGGAGCGAGGCACCTCCCCACATCTTTTCCATCTCCGACAACGCCTACCAGTACATGCTGACAG ATCGGGAAAACCAGTCTATCCTCATCAC CGGAGAATCCGGGGCAGGGAAGACTGTGAACACGAAACGTGTTATCCAGTATTTTGCCAGCATTGCAGCCATAGGTGACCGTGGCAAGAAGGACAATGTTAATGCAAACAAG GGCACCCTGGAGGACCAGATCATCCAGGCCAACCCCGCCCTGGAGGCCTTCGGCAATGCCAAGACCGTCAGGAATGACAACTCCTCCCGCTTC GGGAAATTCATCAGGATCCACTTTGGAGCCACTGGAAAGCTGGCTTCTGCAGACATAGAGACCT atctcctggagaagtccCGGGTGATTTTCCAGCTGAAGGCTGAGAGGAACTACCACATCTTCTACCAGATCCTGTCCAACAAGAAGCCAGAGCTGCTGG ACATGCTGCTGGTCACCAACAACCCCTACGACTACGCCTTCGTGTCTCAGGGGGAGGTGTCTGTGGCCTCCATCGACGACTCTGAGGAGCTCATGGCCACCGAT AACGCCTTCGACGTGCTGGGCTTCACTTCTGAGGAGAAAGCCGGCGTCTACAAGCTGACAGGCGCCATCATGCACTACGGAAACATGAAGTTCAAGCAGAAGCAGCGGGAGGAGCAGGCGGAGCCGGACGGCACCGAAG ATGCTGACAAGTCCGCCTACCTCATGGGGCTGAACTCAGCAGACCTGCTCAAGGGGCTGTGCCATCCTCGGGTGAAGGTGGGCAATGAGTACGTCACCAAGGGGCAGAATGTCCAGCAGGTGTACTATTCCATCGGGGCGCTGGCCAAGGCGGTGTACGAGAAGATGTTCAACTGGATGGTGACGCGGATCAACGCCACCCTGGAGACCAAGCAGCCGCGCCAGTACTTCATAGGCGTCCTGGACATCGCCGGCTTCGAGATCTTTGAC TTCAACAGCTTCGAGCAGCTGTGCATCAACTTCACCAATGAGAAGCTGCAGCAATTCTTCAACCACCACATGTTCGTGCTGGAGCAGGAGGAGTACAAGAAGGAGGGCATCGAGTGGGAGTTCATCGACTTCGGCATGGACCTGCAGGCCTGCATCGACCTCATCGAGAAG CCCATGGGCATCATGTCCATCCTGGAGGAGGAGTGCATGTTCCCCAAGGCCACCGACATGACCTTCAAGGCCAAGCTGTACGACAACCACCTGGGCAAGTCCAACAACTTCCAGAAGCCGCGCAACATCAAGGGGAAGCCGGAAGCCCACTTCTCCTTGATCCACTACGCCGGCACAGTGGACTACAACATCATAGGCTggctggagaaaaacaaagacccGCTCAATGAGACAGTGGTAGGCTTGTACCAGAAGTCTTCCCTCAAGCTCATGGCCACGCTCTTCTCCTCATATGCCTCCGCCGATGTCG GGGACAGCAGTAaaagcaaaggaggcaagaaaaaggGTTCATCATTTCAGACAGTGTCAGCCCTCCACCGG GAGAATCTGAACAAGCTAATGACCAACCTGAGGACCACTCATCCTCACTTTGTGCGCTGCATCATCCCCAATGAACGGAAGGCTCCTG GGGTGATGGACAACCCCCTGGTCATGCACCAGCTGCGCTGCAACGGCGTACTGGAGGGCATCCGCATCTGCAGGAAAGGCTTCCCCAACCGCATCCTCTACGGGGACTTCCGGCAGAG GTATCGCATCCTGAACCCAGCGGCCATCCCCGAGGGTCAGTTCATTGACAGCAGGAAAGGGACAGAGAAGCTTCTGGGCTCCCTGGACATTGACCACAACCAGTACAAGTTCGGCCACACCAAG GTGTTCTTCAAGGcggggctgctggggctgctggAGGAGATGCGAGACGAGAGGCTGAGCCGCATCATCACCCGAATCCAGGCCCAAGCCCGGGGTCAGCTCATGCGCATTGAGTTCAAGAAGATCCTGGAGCGCAG GGATGCCCTGCTAGTAATCCAGTGGAACATTCGGGCCTTCATGGGGGTCAAGAACTGGCCCTGGATGAAGCTCTATTTCAAGATCAAACCACTACTGAAGAGCGCAGAGACTGAGAAGGAGATGGCCACCATGAAGGAGGAGTTTGGGCGAATCAAAGAGACACTGGAGAAGTCGGAGGCTCGGCGCAAGGAGCTGGAGGAGAAGATGGTGTCCCTACTGCAGGAGAAGAACGACCTGCAGCTCCAAGTGCAGGCG GAACAAGACAACCTGAATGATGCAGAAGAGCGCTGTGACCAGCTGATCAAGAACAAGATCCAGCTGGAGGCAAAGGTGAAGGAGATGACCGAGAGGTTGGAGGACGAGGAAGAGATGAACGCTGAGCTCACTGCcaagaagcgcaagctggaagATGAGTGCTCTGAGCTGAAGAAGGACATTGATGACCTGGAGCTGACACTGGCCAAGGTGGAGAAGGAGAAGCACGCGACAGAGAACAAG GTGAAGAACCTGACAGAGGAGATGGCTGGGCTGGATGAGATCATTGCCAAGCTGACCAAGGAGAAGAAAGCTCTGCAAGAGGCCCACCAGCAAGCCCTGGATGACCTTCAGGCTGAGGAGGACAAGGTCAACACCCTGACCAAGTCTAAAGTCAAGCTGGAGCAGCAGGTGGATGAT CTGGAGGGatccctggaacaggaaaagaAGGTACGCATGGACCTGGAGCGAGCTAAGCGGAAGCTGGAGGGTGACCTGAAGCTGACCCAGGAGAGCATCATGGACCTAGACAATGACAAACTGCAGCTGGAAGAAAAGCTCAAGAA GAAGGAGTTTGACATTAATCAGCTGAACAGTAAGATTGAGGATGAGCAGGCACTGGCCCTTCAGCTGcagaagaaactgaaggaaaACCAG GCACGCAttgaggagctggaggaggagctggaggctGAGCGCACCGCCCGGGCCAAGGTGGAGAAGCTGCGCTCAGACCTGTCCCGGGAGCTGGAGGAGATCAGCGAGCGGCTGGAGGAGGCTGGCGGGGCCACGTCCGTGCAGATCGAGATGAACAAGAAGCGCGAGGCTGAGTTCCAGAAGATGAGGCGGGACCTGGAGGAGGCCACGCTGCAGCACGAGGCCACGGCGGCCGCCCTGCGCAAGAAGCACGCCGACAGCGTGGCCGAGCTGGGCGAGCAGATCGACAACCTGCAGCGcgtgaagcagaagctggagaaggagaagagcGAGTTCAAGCTGGAGCTGGACGATGTCACGTCCAACATGGAGCAGATCATCAAGGCCAAG GCCAACCTGGAGAAGATGTCCCGGACACTGGAGGACCAGGCCAATGAGTACCGGGCGAAGCTAGAAGAGGCCCAGCGCTCCCTCAACGACTTCTCCACCCAGCGAGCCAAGCTGCAGACTGAGAATG GTGAGCTGTCCCGGCAGCTGGAGGAAAAGGAGGCGCTGATCTCCCAGCTGACCCGAGGGAAGCTGTCCTACACCCAGCAGCTGGAGGACCTCAAGAGGCAGCTGGAAGAGGAGGGCAAG GCAAAGAATGCCCTGGCTCACGCGCTGCAGTCGGCCCGGCACGACTGTGACCTGCTGCGGGAGCAGTAcgaggaggagactgaggccaagGCCGAGCTACAACGCGTCCTGTCCAAGGCCAACTCAGAGGTGGCCCAGTGGAGGACCAAGTATGAGACGGACGCCATCCAGAGGAccgaggagctggaggaggccaA GAAGAAGCTGGCCCAGCGGCTGCAGGACGCCGAGGAGGCCGTGGAGGCCGTCAACGCCAAGTGCTCCTCGCTGGAGAAGACCAAGCACCGCCTGCAGAACGAGATCGAGGACCTGATGGTGGACGTGGAGCGCTCCAacgcggccgccgccgccctgGACAAGAAGCAGAGGAACTTCGACAAG ATCCTGGCCGAGTGGAAGCAGAAGTACGAGGAGTCGCAGTCGGAGCTGGAGTCCTCGCAGAAGGAGGCGCGCTCCCTCAGCACCGAGCTCTTCAAGCTCAAGAACGCCTACGAGGAGTCGCTGGAGCATCTGGAGACCTTCAAGCGCGAGAACAAGAATCTGCAGG AGGAGATCTCTGACCTGACGGAGCAGCtgggagaaggagggaagaacATGCACGAGCTGGAGAAGGTCCGCAAGCAGCTGGAGGTGGAAAAGCTAGAGCTGCAGTCGGCCCTGGAGGAGGCTGAG GCCTCCCTGGAGCATGAAGAGGGAAAGATCCTCCGAGCCCAGCTGGAGTTCAACCAGATCAAGGCAGAGATTGAGCGGAAGCTGGTGGAGAAGGATGAGGAGATGGAGCAGGCCAAGCGCAACCACCTGCGGGTGGTGGACTCGCTGCAGACCTCCCTGGATGCAGAGACGCGCAGCCGCAACGAGGCCCTGCGGGTGAAGAAGAAGATGGAGGGCGACCTCAACGAGATGGAGATCCAGCTCAGCCAGGCTAACAGGACAGCCTCAGAGGCCCAAAAGCACCTGAAAGTTGCCCAAGCCCATCTAAAG GACACCCAGATCCAGCTAGATGATGCGGTCCGTGCCAACGATGACCTGAAGGAAAACATCGCCATTGTGGAGCGGCGTAACAACCTGCTGCAGGCCGAGCTGGAGGAGCTGCGGGCCGTGGTGGAGCAGACGGAGCGGTCCCGCAAGCTGGCGGAGCAGGAGCTGATCGAGACCAGCGAGCGGGTGCAGCTGCTGCACTCCCAG AACACCAGCCTTATCAACCAGAAGAAGAAGATGGAGTCAGATCTGACTCATCTCCAGTCAGAAGTGGAGGAGGCGGTTCAGGAGTGCAGGAACGCTGAGGAGAAGGCCAAGAAGGCCATCACGGAT GCCGCCATGATGGCGGAGGAGCTGAAGAAGGAGCAGGACACCAGCGCGCACCTGGAGCGCATGAAGAAGAACATGGAGCAGACCATCAAGGACCTGCAGCACAGGCTGGACGAGGCGGAGCAGATCGCGCTCAAGGGCGGCAAGAAGCAGCTGCAGAAGCTGGAGGCCCGGGTTCGGGAGCTGGAGAATGAGCTGGAGGCCGAGCAGAAGCGCAACGTGGAGTCGGTCAAGGGCATGAGGAAGAGCGAGCGGCGCATCAAGGAGCTCACCTACCAG ACGGAGGAAGACAGGAAGAACCTGCTGAGGCTGCAGGACCTGGTGGACAAGCTGCAGCTGAAGGTCAAGGCCTATAAGCGCCAGGCCGAGGAGGCA GAGGAACAGGCCAATACCAACCTGTCCAAGTTCCGCAAGGTGCAGCACGAGCTGGATGAGGCGGAGGAGCGGGCAGACATCGCCGAGTCCCAGGTCAACAAGCTTCGGGCCAAGAGCCGCGACATCGGCGCCAAG CAAAAAATGCATGACGAGGAGTGA
- the IL25 gene encoding interleukin-25, with translation MYQAVAFLAMVMGTHTLCLGSQRRCTHWPGCCPSKGQNPTEEWLKWNSMLMSPPETTSLAHHPESCSSSKDGPLNSRSIAPWIYELDRDLDRLPQDLYHARCLCPHCVSLKTGSHMDPLGNSELLYHNQTVFYRRPCPGQQGTHHGYCLERRLYRVSLACVCVRPRVMA, from the exons ATGTACCAG GCGGTGGCATTCTTGGCAATGGTCATGGGAACCCACACCCTCTGTTTGGGGTCCCAGAGGCGCTGCACACACTGGCCCGGCTGCTGCCCCAGCAAAGGACAGAACCCCACTGAGGAGTGGCTGAAGTGGAACAGTATGCTCATGTCTCCCCCAGAGACCACCAGCCTCGCCCACCACCCAGAATCCTGCAGTTCCAGCAAGGATGGACCCCTCAACAGCCGCTCCATCGCCCCCTGGATATATGA GTTGGACAGAGACTTGGACCGGCTCCCGCAGGATCTGTACCATGCACGTTGCCTGTGTCCACACTGTGTCAGCCTTAAGACGGGCTCCCACATGGACCCCCTGGGAAACTCAGAGCTGCTCTACCACAACCAGACTGTCTTCTACCGGCGGCCGTGCCCAGGACAGCAGGGCACCCACCATGGCTACTGCCTGGAACGCAGGCTCTACCGTGTCTCCTTGGCTTGCGTGTGTGTGCGGCCCCGTGTGATGGCCTAG